The Euphorbia lathyris chromosome 8, ddEupLath1.1, whole genome shotgun sequence genome has a window encoding:
- the LOC136203266 gene encoding uncharacterized protein yields the protein MAGNSQTTQVTSIDNPSMILVTSVLNGNNYIAWKRAMMLALSAKRKLKFIKENNEPADEKSEEYAKWKWDDDLVFSWIRSSLTKELADVFLFAKSSYSLWQEIEQRYGQSNGPLIYQLRKEISSLSQGNLSLVDYFNKIKRRWDELAEIKPLLSCTCGEARRQAQDQLEEEQLMQFLSGLHIDFDNVREQILIQEPLPSVNKAYSMLMRIERQRSMSNTEMKDDFVNLSKSQNNKSNTRNGGKKYQNRGQSSDTSKDDKFCTHCKKPVHEKVDCFKLVGYPDWYKGKKSAPYKQQAHMSKEESNPLADTDSENEVEDSKMEMMIERALQKALKNKGSIDNNKHHEFSAFAGMSSAGPSK from the exons ATGGCAGGAAATTCTCAAACTACTCAGGTAACAAGCATCGACAACCCTAGTATGATACTTGTTACAAGTGTGTTGAATGGAAACAATTATATTGCTTGGAAGAGAGCTATGATGTTAGCTCTGAGTGCAAAACGAAAATTGAAGTTTATTAAAGAGAATAATGAACCTGCTGATGAGAAATCAGAGGAGTATGCTAAATGGAAATGGGATGATGACCTTGTTTTCTCATGGATTCGAAGTTCTTTGACCAAAGAGCTAGCAGATGTATTTCTGTTTGCTAAATCTTCATACTCTTTGTGGCAAGAGATCGAACAAAGATATGGCCAAAGCAATGGTCCTTTGATCTATCAATTGAGAAAGGAGATCAGTAGCTTATCTCAAGGAAATCTAAGCCTTGTGGATTATTTCAACAAGATCAAGAGGAGATGGGATGAATTGGCTGAAATTAAGCCTTTGTTGAGTTGTACATGTGGAGAAGCAAGAAGGCAGGCTCAGGATCAACTTGAGGAGGAGCAGTTGATGCAGTTTCTTTCTGGTTTACACATTGATTTTGACAATGTGAGAGAGCAGATCTTGATCCAGGAGCCTCTTCCATCAGTCAACAAAGCTTACTCCATGTTGATGAGGATTGAAAGGCAGAGGAGTATGAGCAATACTGAGATGAAGGATGATTTTGTGAATTTATCAAAATCTCAAAATAACAAGTCAAACACAAGGAATGGAGGTAAAAAGTATCAGAATCGTGGTCAATCTAGTGATACTAGCAAAGATGACAAGTTCTGCACTCATTGTAAGAAACCTGTCCATGAGAAGGTTGATTGTTTCAAGCTGGTAGGGTATCCTGATTGGTACAAAGGAAAGAAGAGTGCTCCATACAAGCAGCAAGCTCACATGTCCAAAGAAGAGTCTAATCCTTTGGCTGATACTGACTCCGAGAATGAGGTGGAGGATAGTAAGATGGAAATGATGATTGAAAGAGCTCTGCAGAAAGCGTTGAAGAACAAAGGGAGCATTGACAACAACAAGCACCACGAATTCTCTGCATTTGCTGGAATGAGCTCTGCAG GACCTAGCAAGTGA